A window of the Spirochaetota bacterium genome harbors these coding sequences:
- a CDS encoding CsgG/HfaB family protein codes for MRAGLLLLSFLVCCTVGFAADAAKKPVVKKVRVGVLDFKANSVAAMETTLVNDIFRNELVDSGKYDVLDRKNMQSIMSEQEFQQTGCTDSECAVKLGKMLNMEYMINGVLAKTSGKYFLSVEMISVESSKIEKTARVQFESMDKLEKAIVELVEGLTGEKKPEDISSYSFYIEGIYAGFLITYGRMSYSVPTELPYETGMGGDIFLRGRLFGKKNDVLKLTWMIGCEAYITSINTNNGGAERSPGLSAASAIWINPYICPLVGVTLKLGPVNTIIAGQAGYLFLMERATLNGIEYTQMFSMMTLGGVITFDIKLFDVVGIFLKNEFTYHVFLGTGGYIDTGSINYNSFKGSSTLGIMF; via the coding sequence ATGCGAGCGGGGTTGCTTCTATTATCATTCCTTGTGTGCTGTACGGTCGGCTTTGCTGCGGACGCAGCGAAAAAACCGGTCGTCAAGAAGGTCCGCGTCGGCGTGCTCGATTTCAAGGCGAATAGTGTCGCTGCCATGGAAACGACGCTCGTCAACGACATTTTCCGCAATGAACTTGTCGACAGCGGAAAGTACGATGTGCTTGACAGGAAGAACATGCAGAGCATCATGTCCGAGCAGGAATTCCAGCAGACAGGCTGTACGGACAGCGAATGCGCAGTGAAGCTGGGTAAAATGCTCAATATGGAGTATATGATAAACGGCGTGCTCGCGAAAACGAGCGGCAAGTACTTCCTGAGCGTCGAGATGATATCGGTGGAAAGCTCGAAGATAGAGAAAACCGCGCGTGTGCAGTTCGAGTCGATGGATAAGCTCGAGAAGGCTATCGTAGAGCTCGTAGAAGGTTTGACAGGAGAGAAAAAACCGGAAGATATTTCGAGCTATTCATTTTATATTGAGGGGATATACGCCGGTTTTCTGATAACATACGGCAGGATGAGTTATTCTGTCCCAACGGAATTGCCCTACGAAACGGGAATGGGCGGCGATATATTCCTCCGCGGCCGCCTTTTCGGCAAAAAGAACGACGTGCTGAAATTGACATGGATGATCGGGTGTGAAGCATACATAACATCGATAAATACGAATAACGGCGGAGCCGAGCGGAGCCCGGGTCTTTCTGCCGCTTCAGCTATATGGATAAACCCCTATATATGTCCGCTTGTCGGCGTTACGCTCAAGCTCGGCCCGGTGAATACTATCATCGCCGGCCAGGCGGGGTATCTGTTCCTTATGGAGCGTGCGACGCTTAACGGTATCGAGTATACTCAGATGTTCAGCATGATGACGCTTGGCGGCGTTATAACATTCGATATTAAGTTGTTTGATGTAGTCGGGATATTCCTGAAAAATGAATTCACCTATCACGTTTTCCTGGGAACAGGCGGGTATATAGACACCGGCAGTATCAACTATAATTCGTTCAAAGGCTCGAGCACGCTCGGGATAATGTTCTAA
- a CDS encoding HEPN domain-containing protein, with protein sequence MGFSYTDRMNENTVANWISLAEYDLATADSMLSAARYLYVAFTCQQAIEKVLKAYYVYRYGKTPPYTHNLNKLAEETGLAEAMSEKQISFLDSLNAYYIQSRYTEEIQTLSVSFTHERAVALIAEMKEVYQWLRSKIAIR encoded by the coding sequence ATGGGATTCAGCTATACTGACCGCATGAATGAGAACACCGTAGCGAATTGGATAAGCCTTGCGGAATACGATCTTGCCACCGCTGATTCGATGTTATCGGCAGCGCGGTATCTCTACGTGGCATTTACCTGTCAGCAGGCGATTGAAAAGGTTCTGAAGGCATATTATGTGTATCGATACGGAAAAACGCCTCCGTATACGCACAATCTGAACAAACTTGCGGAAGAAACCGGTCTTGCTGAGGCTATGAGCGAAAAGCAGATATCATTCCTTGACTCATTGAACGCTTATTATATTCAATCGCGGTATACTGAAGAAATACAAACTCTTTCGGTATCGTTCACGCACGAAAGAGCGGTTGCACTTATCGCAGAAATGAAGGAGGTGTACCAATGGCTACGGTCAAAGATAGCGATACGATAA
- a CDS encoding nucleotidyltransferase domain-containing protein encodes MATVKDSDTIRSVTARYASLVQSSFPGARVFLYGSYAKGSATGASDIDIAVVLDIAHGDKIEYATRLFGLARKVDVSIEPFCVFRDEYDDPPAASILSEIKRTAIPVAA; translated from the coding sequence ATGGCTACGGTCAAAGATAGCGATACGATAAGATCGGTGACAGCCCGATATGCATCATTGGTGCAGAGTTCTTTTCCTGGTGCCAGGGTATTCTTATACGGATCGTACGCAAAAGGCAGCGCGACCGGTGCAAGCGATATCGATATTGCGGTTGTGCTCGACATTGCCCATGGGGATAAGATCGAATATGCGACACGATTATTCGGCTTGGCGCGAAAGGTCGATGTTTCGATAGAGCCGTTCTGTGTTTTCCGTGATGAATACGATGATCCGCCGGCTGCAAGTATCCTTTCCGAGATCAAACGAACCGCCATACCAGTTGCGGCATGA
- a CDS encoding glutamate synthase subunit beta, with the protein MAKKDVHAFLKIGRRHEEYRPVYERLKDYRHVALERSVEETTAQTSRCMDCGIPFCHWACPIGNIIPEWNDRMMMGDHRRAFELLDSTNNLPEVTGRVCPAPCEYSCVLGINHAAVSIRENELGIREYAFRQGIITPRPHVQRTGKKVAVVGSGPSGIACASQLNRAGHTVTVFEKEKLAGGIMRYGIPDFKLEKWVLDRRIDLLTKEGISFVTGTDVGSPAYPASKLTAEFDAVCLAGGAKKPRDLAIPGREMSGIYYAMQYLTQSNKRISGEAFSEAVIDARDKSVVVIGGGDTGSDCVGTANRQGAKHVVQIEVLPMPPDSRTDMYPWPKFPMLLKTTSSHEEGVVRDWAVLTKRFLGMNGAVKKIECVRVDFSQKDAKGAPIMKEVPHSAFTIEADLVLLSIGFLGPVREGMLTDMGTAFDERGNVKTDANGMTSVKGVFSAGDMRRGQSLIVWAISEGRRTARFIDEYLMGASDLSVM; encoded by the coding sequence ATGGCTAAGAAGGATGTGCATGCGTTCCTGAAGATAGGCCGCCGTCACGAGGAATACCGCCCGGTGTACGAACGCCTTAAGGATTACAGACACGTCGCACTTGAACGCTCGGTCGAGGAAACGACGGCGCAGACGTCGCGCTGCATGGACTGCGGGATACCGTTCTGCCACTGGGCCTGCCCCATAGGCAACATCATACCGGAATGGAACGACCGCATGATGATGGGCGACCACCGCCGCGCCTTCGAGCTCCTCGATTCGACGAATAATCTCCCCGAAGTGACCGGCCGTGTCTGTCCCGCCCCGTGCGAATATTCCTGCGTACTCGGCATCAACCACGCGGCGGTATCGATACGCGAAAATGAGCTCGGCATCAGAGAGTATGCGTTCCGCCAAGGCATCATAACGCCGCGTCCGCACGTACAGAGAACGGGAAAGAAGGTCGCCGTTGTCGGGTCCGGCCCCTCAGGCATAGCGTGTGCATCACAGCTCAATCGCGCAGGTCATACGGTGACCGTGTTCGAGAAGGAAAAGCTCGCCGGCGGTATCATGCGCTACGGCATACCCGACTTCAAGCTCGAGAAATGGGTGCTCGACCGCCGCATCGATCTCCTCACAAAAGAAGGGATATCATTCGTCACCGGCACCGACGTCGGATCGCCGGCATACCCCGCATCGAAGCTCACCGCCGAATTCGACGCGGTGTGCCTCGCCGGCGGAGCGAAAAAACCGCGCGACCTTGCCATACCCGGACGCGAGATGTCGGGCATTTATTACGCCATGCAGTATCTCACGCAATCAAACAAGCGCATCTCCGGTGAAGCGTTCAGCGAGGCCGTCATCGATGCAAGGGATAAAAGCGTCGTCGTGATAGGCGGCGGCGATACCGGGAGCGACTGTGTCGGCACGGCGAACCGCCAGGGCGCGAAACATGTGGTGCAGATCGAAGTGCTTCCCATGCCCCCCGACTCGCGCACCGATATGTATCCCTGGCCGAAATTCCCCATGCTCTTAAAGACAACATCGAGCCATGAAGAAGGCGTCGTACGCGATTGGGCCGTGCTCACGAAGCGTTTTCTCGGCATGAACGGCGCGGTAAAGAAGATAGAATGTGTGCGCGTGGATTTCTCTCAGAAGGACGCGAAGGGCGCCCCGATAATGAAGGAAGTGCCGCACAGCGCATTCACCATAGAGGCCGACCTCGTGCTCCTGTCGATAGGCTTTCTCGGCCCCGTGAGGGAAGGCATGCTCACCGATATGGGCACGGCGTTCGACGAGCGCGGCAATGTGAAGACCGACGCGAACGGCATGACGAGCGTAAAGGGCGTATTCTCCGCAGGCGACATGCGCCGCGGGCAGTCGCTCATCGTCTGGGCAATATCCGAAGGCCGCCGTACGGCGCGTTTCATCGATGAATACCTCATGGGTGCGAGCGATCTGTCGGTCATGTAG
- the gltB gene encoding glutamate synthase large subunit: MSTHGLYDPAFEHDSCGVGFVCDIQGRRSRTIVSQGLEVLRRLSHRGATGADPKTGDGAGILMQMPHRFFEKVSADAGFSLPAVGEYGTGLVFLPQKKEERDTCKRALESAVNAEGLSIIGWRTVSVNGKEIGKTAQASQPVIEQPFIARRKAMTDTLSFERSLYLVRKMAENTVRASSIEQKKFFYITNLSCRTFSYKGLLMPDQMEKFFPELSDPSIESAIAIVHSRYSTNTFPTWDLAQPFRYLAHNGEINTLQGSVNWMRSREQVIQSPLFGDRIKHLSPLIVPGGSDSAALDNAFELLLLSGRSLAHAMMMLVPPAWENNKLIDKKLKDFYLYHALLMGPWDGPAALAFSDGTEVGALLDRNGLRPARYIQTKSGMVVMASEVGVLDIPPEDIAVSGRIEPGKIFLVDTAKGRIIDDAEVKDTVASQKPYSEWTANTILFSDIPPAAKTPAAIDNAVTQFKAFGYTREDMRIIMKPMAENAEEPVGSMGNDTPPAVLSNMPHHIYTYFKQLFAQVTNPPIDPIREEIVMSMKSYLGPQGNILEESPEHAKRLVLENPILTDEEMLRLETLASRGFSTRRIPIVFDAKKNDLKAALDRVCAEAEQAVRDGISFIILSDRSVNADNAPIPALIAVGAVHHHLVKVSLRVKTDLILETGEPREVHHFALLFSYGADCVNPYLAYEAVRHAVKDFAVPIDDAKAVYNYIKAIKKGLFKVFSKMGISTLQGYRGAQIFEALGVGPEVIERCFAGTVSRIGGITFDTIAEETLMRHTTAYGIAKKTVSGGLYQWRRDGEYHLWNPETIAAIQEATRTGNYARYKEFAALINDQSKNAGTLRGMFMFKKTKAIALSDVEPAKNITRRFVTGAMSFGSISRGAHESIAIAMNRIGGMSNTGEGGEDPARFTKLPNGDSRRSAIKQVASGRFGVTTNYLINADELQIKIAQGAKPGEGGQLPGHKVNAVIARTRYTTEGVTLISPPPHHDIYSIEDLAQLIFDLKNVNPSARISVKLVSEIGVGTIAAGVAKGHADMILIAGGDGGTGASPLSSIKHAGLPWELGLAETHQTLVMNDLRSRVRLQTDGQIRTGRDLVIAAMLGAEEYGFATSALIVLGCVMLRHCHLNNCSVGVATQDELLERRFRGKVDHLVNFFTYIAENAREEMAALGVKSIDELIGRSDLLETNTAILPWKAKGIDFSRIFYRPDVPKNVAVRRTIMQDHGIENVLDRTLIEKAASALNEQKAVSIELPIRNVNRTTGAMLSGEVCKRVGEEGLPDDTIHARFTGIAGQSFGAFLTNGITFELEGMANDYVGKGLFGGRIIIYPPKQASYDSAKNIIIGNTTFYGAIRGEAYIRGVAGERFCIRNSGVYAVVEGVGDHGLEYMTGGRVVILGRTGRNFAAGMSGGIGYVYDIDGDFRDKCNMDMVELSGLNDYDTTLVRSLIHNHFRYTRSPAARTALDDFSAAEKRFIKVMPLEYKRILETKDVNKQMRLAGAYDG, translated from the coding sequence ATGAGTACTCACGGCCTCTACGATCCGGCATTCGAGCACGACAGCTGCGGCGTGGGCTTCGTCTGCGATATTCAGGGACGCCGTTCCCGCACGATAGTATCGCAGGGCCTTGAAGTACTGCGGCGTCTCTCGCATCGCGGGGCGACCGGGGCGGACCCGAAGACAGGCGACGGCGCAGGCATTCTCATGCAGATGCCGCATCGCTTTTTCGAGAAGGTATCCGCGGACGCCGGATTCTCACTCCCCGCTGTCGGCGAATACGGTACCGGCCTCGTCTTCCTCCCGCAAAAGAAAGAAGAGCGCGATACATGCAAGCGCGCCCTCGAAAGTGCCGTGAACGCCGAAGGGCTTTCCATCATTGGCTGGCGAACGGTGTCGGTCAACGGCAAAGAGATCGGCAAGACCGCGCAGGCAAGCCAACCGGTCATAGAACAGCCTTTCATCGCGCGCCGCAAGGCTATGACGGACACGCTGTCCTTCGAGCGTTCACTGTATCTCGTCAGGAAGATGGCGGAAAATACAGTACGCGCTTCATCCATTGAACAGAAAAAGTTCTTCTATATAACGAATCTATCCTGCCGCACCTTCTCCTACAAAGGGCTTCTCATGCCCGATCAGATGGAGAAATTCTTCCCCGAGCTTTCCGACCCGTCGATAGAAAGCGCGATCGCCATCGTACATTCCCGCTACAGCACCAACACCTTCCCCACCTGGGACCTTGCACAGCCCTTCCGCTATCTCGCGCACAACGGCGAGATAAACACCCTGCAGGGCAGCGTCAACTGGATGCGTTCGCGCGAACAGGTGATACAGAGCCCGCTCTTCGGCGACAGGATAAAGCATCTCTCCCCGCTCATCGTCCCCGGCGGCAGCGATTCCGCCGCGCTCGATAATGCCTTCGAGCTCCTGCTCCTCTCGGGACGCTCGCTCGCGCATGCGATGATGATGCTCGTCCCCCCGGCATGGGAGAATAATAAGCTTATCGATAAGAAGCTTAAGGATTTCTATCTCTATCACGCCTTGCTCATGGGGCCGTGGGATGGGCCCGCTGCGCTTGCGTTCAGCGACGGCACCGAAGTGGGCGCGCTCCTCGACCGTAATGGCCTGCGCCCGGCGCGCTACATACAGACAAAGAGCGGCATGGTGGTCATGGCTTCCGAGGTCGGCGTGCTCGATATACCGCCGGAGGATATCGCCGTTTCAGGGCGCATAGAACCGGGAAAGATATTCCTCGTCGATACCGCAAAAGGTCGCATCATCGATGATGCCGAGGTGAAGGATACCGTCGCTTCCCAGAAGCCCTACAGCGAATGGACGGCGAACACGATACTCTTCAGCGACATCCCGCCGGCAGCAAAAACACCGGCTGCCATCGACAATGCGGTGACGCAGTTCAAGGCATTCGGCTACACGCGCGAGGACATGCGTATCATCATGAAGCCCATGGCGGAGAACGCTGAGGAGCCGGTGGGCTCCATGGGTAATGATACGCCGCCCGCGGTGCTGTCGAACATGCCGCATCATATCTACACGTATTTCAAGCAGCTCTTCGCGCAGGTAACGAACCCGCCGATAGACCCGATACGCGAAGAGATAGTGATGAGCATGAAAAGCTATCTCGGGCCGCAGGGCAATATCCTCGAAGAAAGCCCGGAGCATGCAAAGCGTCTTGTGCTTGAGAACCCCATCCTTACCGATGAGGAAATGCTCAGGCTGGAGACATTAGCATCGCGCGGATTCAGCACCCGGCGTATACCGATAGTGTTCGATGCAAAGAAGAACGATCTCAAAGCGGCGCTTGACCGTGTCTGCGCCGAAGCTGAACAGGCCGTACGCGACGGCATATCGTTCATCATCCTTTCGGACCGTTCCGTGAACGCGGATAACGCCCCCATTCCCGCGCTCATCGCCGTCGGGGCGGTGCATCATCATCTGGTAAAGGTTTCACTTCGTGTAAAGACCGATCTCATACTCGAAACAGGCGAGCCGCGCGAGGTCCATCACTTCGCACTTCTTTTCAGCTACGGCGCGGACTGCGTCAATCCCTATCTCGCCTACGAAGCGGTGCGCCACGCGGTAAAGGATTTCGCCGTACCCATCGATGATGCCAAAGCGGTGTACAATTATATCAAAGCGATAAAGAAGGGCTTGTTCAAAGTATTCTCGAAAATGGGCATATCCACCCTGCAGGGCTATCGCGGCGCGCAGATATTCGAGGCGCTCGGTGTAGGCCCGGAAGTGATAGAACGCTGTTTCGCGGGAACCGTCTCGCGCATCGGCGGCATCACCTTCGATACCATCGCCGAAGAGACGCTCATGCGGCACACGACCGCATACGGCATAGCGAAGAAGACCGTGAGCGGCGGACTCTATCAATGGCGGCGCGACGGTGAATATCATCTCTGGAACCCCGAGACGATAGCGGCTATACAGGAAGCCACACGCACCGGCAATTACGCGCGCTATAAGGAATTCGCCGCACTCATCAACGATCAGTCGAAGAATGCGGGCACGCTCCGCGGCATGTTCATGTTCAAAAAGACGAAGGCGATAGCGCTCTCGGATGTTGAGCCTGCGAAGAACATCACCAGGCGATTCGTCACCGGTGCGATGAGCTTCGGCTCGATAAGCCGCGGCGCGCATGAATCGATAGCCATTGCCATGAACCGCATCGGCGGGATGTCGAACACCGGTGAGGGCGGCGAGGACCCCGCGCGTTTCACGAAACTCCCCAACGGCGATTCGCGCCGGAGCGCGATAAAGCAGGTGGCGAGCGGACGTTTCGGCGTAACGACGAATTATCTCATCAACGCGGATGAACTGCAGATAAAGATTGCGCAGGGCGCCAAGCCCGGCGAGGGCGGACAGCTCCCCGGCCATAAGGTCAATGCGGTGATAGCACGTACGCGCTACACCACCGAGGGGGTAACGCTGATATCCCCTCCCCCGCATCACGACATCTATTCCATAGAGGACCTCGCGCAGCTCATCTTCGATCTCAAGAACGTTAATCCATCGGCACGCATAAGCGTAAAGCTCGTGTCCGAGATTGGTGTCGGCACCATTGCTGCCGGTGTGGCAAAAGGCCATGCGGATATGATACTCATCGCCGGCGGCGACGGCGGTACCGGCGCTTCGCCGTTAAGCTCGATAAAACACGCGGGGCTCCCGTGGGAGCTCGGGCTCGCCGAAACGCATCAGACACTTGTCATGAACGACTTGAGGAGCCGTGTGCGCCTCCAGACCGACGGCCAGATACGCACGGGGCGCGACCTTGTCATCGCCGCCATGCTCGGTGCGGAGGAATACGGATTCGCCACGAGCGCGCTTATCGTGCTCGGCTGCGTCATGCTCAGGCATTGCCATCTCAATAATTGTTCGGTCGGCGTCGCCACACAGGACGAACTCCTCGAACGGCGCTTCCGCGGGAAGGTCGATCATCTCGTCAATTTCTTCACCTACATCGCGGAGAACGCACGCGAGGAAATGGCCGCACTCGGCGTAAAAAGCATCGACGAGCTCATCGGGCGGAGCGACCTCCTTGAAACGAATACCGCCATACTCCCCTGGAAAGCGAAGGGTATAGACTTCTCGCGCATATTCTATCGCCCGGACGTGCCGAAGAACGTCGCCGTTCGCAGAACGATAATGCAGGACCACGGCATCGAGAACGTGCTTGACAGGACGCTCATCGAAAAAGCGGCAAGCGCGCTTAACGAACAGAAGGCCGTTTCTATCGAGCTCCCGATACGCAATGTGAACCGCACGACAGGCGCCATGCTCTCGGGCGAGGTCTGCAAGCGTGTCGGCGAGGAAGGGCTTCCCGACGACACGATACATGCCCGTTTCACCGGCATCGCCGGCCAGAGTTTCGGGGCCTTCCTCACCAACGGCATCACCTTCGAACTTGAGGGCATGGCGAACGACTATGTCGGCAAGGGGCTTTTCGGCGGGCGCATCATCATCTATCCGCCGAAGCAGGCTTCATACGACAGCGCGAAAAATATCATCATCGGGAACACGACGTTCTACGGCGCCATACGCGGCGAGGCGTACATACGCGGCGTTGCCGGCGAGCGGTTCTGCATACGTAATTCCGGCGTCTATGCCGTCGTCGAAGGCGTGGGCGATCACGGCCTTGAATACATGACCGGCGGACGCGTGGTCATTCTCGGCAGGACAGGACGCAATTTCGCCGCGGGCATGTCCGGCGGCATCGGATATGTATACGACATCGACGGCGACTTCAGGGATAAATGCAATATGGATATGGTCGAGCTCTCCGGACTCAACGACTATGACACGACGCTCGTGCGTTCCCTCATCCATAATCATTTCCGATACACCAGAAGCCCTGCGGCAAGAACGGCGCTCGACGATTTCAGCGCGGCAGAGAAACGGTTCATCAAGGTGATGCCGCTCGAATACAAGCGCATACTTGAGACGAAGGACGTCAATAAGCAGATGCGTCTGGCAGGAGCATACGATGGCTAA
- a CDS encoding PEP/pyruvate-binding domain-containing protein: MDTQDIKLSTGMSGLDSVLKGLIPGDNVVWQIDSIEDYSAFVRPYAAAAMKAGKKLIYFRFASHAALLGQEQCTEIHTLKPEEGFETFIAAIHSVIEKCGRGAFYVFDCLSELAGDWYSDRMLGNFFMLTCPYLYDLETITYFALYRDRHSQHATTPIAETTQLLLDVIRHNARIYVRPVKVQHRYSPTMHLLHEMRRDEFTPITSSTVIADILNDADLTDIDESMDFSARTALEAEEILKEVRAGRARIDRVNAVFTQLCRMIISRDEKILSLVGKYMTLEDVLAIAKRMIGSGLIGGKSVGMLLARSILRKTDARFMDVLETHDSFFIGSDVFYTFLVRNGVWWMRQKQRDPERFLEGAEEARRRILTGRFTDYIVERFRKMIDHFGQSPFIVRSSSLLEDNFGNSFAGKYESVFCANQGPLERRLEDFLAAVRSIYASSMGERALSYRASRGLLDKDEQMALLVMRVSGDAYGRHYYPSMAGVGFSFNPFVWNRGIDPKAGVLRLVFGLGTRAVNRADDDYTRLVALNDPSRRPEASFDAVRQYSQRKVDYLDLEANQLVSGYFTDIAGAVPEAMLDLFTTTGTSERSSSRTDRVLTFDTLLSSTPFAKDMRDMLSILQGAYDYPVDIEYTANFDAEKNYRINLVQCRPLQVKGADVAKIPAIEVAHDDIIMQARSAVVGQSRMSRIGRIIYIVPEKYSELPERERYEIAHAIGEINRLTPVGMHVMLIGPGRWGTSSPELGIPVTFPEINRTTILCELVMMREDLVPDVSLGTHFLNELVEWDMLYLALFPRQADSFFNHTFFEGSPSILEELVPSRAKWKDVIRVIDTTNAKGIGVAADAQEQKVICYRLK; the protein is encoded by the coding sequence ATGGACACCCAAGACATAAAGCTATCCACCGGCATGAGCGGCCTTGACAGCGTATTGAAAGGCCTCATCCCCGGCGACAATGTCGTCTGGCAGATCGACTCCATCGAGGATTATTCGGCGTTCGTCCGCCCCTATGCCGCGGCCGCAATGAAGGCCGGCAAGAAGCTCATCTACTTCCGCTTCGCAAGCCATGCGGCGCTGCTCGGCCAGGAACAGTGCACGGAGATACATACGCTCAAACCCGAAGAAGGTTTCGAAACGTTCATAGCCGCCATCCATTCGGTGATAGAGAAATGCGGACGCGGCGCGTTCTACGTGTTCGACTGCCTCTCGGAACTGGCCGGTGACTGGTATTCGGACCGCATGCTCGGCAATTTCTTCATGCTCACCTGCCCCTATCTCTACGACCTTGAAACGATAACCTATTTCGCCCTCTACCGCGACCGCCACTCGCAGCATGCGACGACGCCCATTGCTGAAACGACGCAGCTTCTCCTCGATGTGATACGCCATAACGCACGCATCTATGTCCGTCCCGTCAAGGTGCAGCACCGCTATTCACCGACCATGCATCTTCTGCATGAGATGCGCAGGGACGAGTTCACTCCCATAACATCGAGCACCGTCATCGCCGATATACTCAACGACGCCGACCTCACCGACATCGACGAATCGATGGACTTCTCCGCGCGCACCGCGCTTGAGGCGGAGGAGATACTCAAGGAAGTGCGTGCCGGACGCGCCCGCATAGACCGCGTGAACGCGGTGTTCACGCAGCTTTGCCGTATGATAATATCGCGCGACGAGAAGATACTTTCGCTCGTCGGCAAGTACATGACGCTCGAGGATGTGCTCGCCATCGCCAAGCGAATGATCGGCTCAGGCCTCATCGGCGGCAAATCCGTCGGCATGCTCCTCGCGCGCTCCATACTCAGGAAGACCGATGCCCGTTTCATGGATGTACTCGAAACGCATGACAGCTTCTTTATCGGTTCGGACGTGTTCTACACGTTCCTCGTGCGCAACGGCGTGTGGTGGATGCGCCAGAAGCAGCGCGACCCGGAACGTTTCCTCGAAGGCGCCGAGGAGGCGCGGCGGAGGATACTCACCGGGCGGTTCACCGACTACATAGTCGAGCGTTTCCGAAAGATGATAGATCATTTCGGCCAATCGCCGTTCATCGTACGGTCCAGTTCTCTCCTTGAGGATAATTTCGGCAATTCATTCGCCGGTAAATACGAGAGCGTGTTCTGCGCCAATCAGGGGCCGCTCGAACGCCGTCTTGAGGATTTCCTCGCGGCGGTGCGCTCCATCTACGCGAGCTCCATGGGCGAACGCGCGTTGAGCTACCGCGCAAGCCGCGGCCTTCTGGACAAGGACGAGCAGATGGCGCTCCTCGTCATGCGCGTATCCGGCGATGCATACGGCAGACATTACTACCCGTCCATGGCCGGTGTCGGCTTCTCGTTCAATCCGTTCGTATGGAATCGCGGCATAGATCCGAAAGCGGGCGTGCTCCGTCTCGTCTTCGGCCTCGGCACGCGTGCCGTTAATCGCGCGGACGATGACTATACGCGGCTTGTCGCACTGAACGATCCATCACGCCGCCCGGAAGCGAGCTTCGATGCGGTACGCCAATACTCGCAGCGCAAGGTCGACTATCTCGATCTTGAGGCCAATCAGCTCGTGTCGGGATATTTCACCGACATCGCAGGCGCCGTCCCGGAAGCGATGCTCGATCTTTTCACCACGACCGGCACATCGGAGAGAAGCTCATCTCGCACCGACCGCGTGCTTACGTTCGATACGCTGCTTTCATCGACACCATTCGCCAAGGATATGCGCGATATGCTCTCGATCCTGCAGGGGGCGTATGATTATCCCGTGGATATAGAATATACGGCCAACTTCGATGCGGAGAAGAACTATCGCATCAATCTCGTGCAATGCCGCCCGCTCCAGGTAAAGGGTGCCGATGTCGCCAAGATCCCCGCGATAGAGGTCGCTCACGACGATATCATCATGCAGGCGCGCTCGGCCGTCGTCGGCCAGAGCCGCATGTCGCGCATCGGGCGCATCATCTATATCGTGCCCGAGAAATACAGCGAACTTCCCGAACGCGAACGCTACGAGATAGCGCATGCCATCGGCGAGATAAACAGGCTCACCCCGGTCGGCATGCATGTCATGCTCATCGGCCCCGGGCGCTGGGGCACAAGCTCACCCGAACTCGGCATACCGGTGACATTCCCCGAGATAAACAGGACGACGATACTCTGTGAACTCGTGATGATGCGCGAAGACCTTGTCCCCGATGTATCGCTCGGAACGCATTTCTTGAACGAGCTCGTGGAATGGGATATGCTCTATCTCGCCCTTTTCCCGCGGCAGGCGGACAGTTTCTTCAACCATACGTTCTTTGAGGGCTCGCCCTCCATACTGGAAGAACTGGTGCCGTCACGCGCGAAATGGAAGGATGTCATCAGGGTCATCGATACGACGAACGCAAAAGGCATCGGTGTAGCCGCCGACGCCCAGGAGCAGAAGGTCATCTGCTATCGGCTGAAATAA